In Primulina huaijiensis isolate GDHJ02 chromosome 16, ASM1229523v2, whole genome shotgun sequence, a single genomic region encodes these proteins:
- the LOC140961846 gene encoding zinc finger BED domain-containing protein RICESLEEPER 2-like isoform X1 has translation MMLGTYHFNQDHGREELANMIILHEYPLSMVDHVGFKRYSYTLQPLFKIVSRNTVKNDIMKIFEHERDKTMKLLDSNSSRIALTTDMWTSNNQKRGFMAITSHFIDASWKLQSRLLRFIYVPCPHTAEVLANSLVDCLLDWNLDRKLSTLTIDNCTTNDAMIELMLDKLPPSSLILEGKLFHMRCCAHILNLVVRDGLQLISGSIDTIRYSVGFWTATPKRDEKFIETARQLKVPSNKKLELDCKTRWNSTYLMLNTALEYKDVFAHLKHRESLYKRVPTEDDWSKSERDYF, from the exons ATGATGCTTGGGACATACCATTTCAACCAAGATCACGGGAGGGAAGAGCTTGCGAATATGATTATATTGCATGAGTATCCGCTATCTATGGTTGATCATGTGGGCTTTAAAAGGTACTCTTATACCTTACAACcgttatttaaaattgtttccCGGAACACAGTTAAGAACGATATCATGAAGATATTTGAGCATGAAAGAGATAAAACAATGAAATTATTGGATTCAAATTCTAGTCGGATTGCATTGACTACTGATATGTGGActtcaaataatcaaaaaagAGGATTCATGGCAATCACTTCACACTTCATCGATGCTTCATGGAAACTACAAAGTCGGCTTCTGAG GTTTATATATGTGCCGTGTCCACATACTGCTGAGGTCCTTGCAAATTCCCTTGTTGATTGTCTATTGGATTGGAATTTGGATCGTAAGTTATCTACTTTAACTATTGATAATTGCACAACTAATGATGCTATGATTGAGCTTATGCTAGATAAGCTTCCTCCGAGTTCACTTATTTTAGAAGGTAAACTATTTCACATGCGGTGTTGTGCCCATATTTTGAATTTGGTTGTGAGGGATGGACTACAATTAATCAGTGGTAGTATTGATACAATTCGATATAGTGTCGGATTTTGGACAGCAACACCGAAAAGAgatgaaaaatttattgaaacaGCTCGACAGTTGAAGGTTCCAAGCAATAAAAAATTGGAACTTGATTGCAAAACACGTTGGAACTCTACATATTTAATGCTTAACACTGCATTGGAATATAAAGATGTGTTTGCTCATTTGAAACACCGTGAGAGTTTGTATAAAAGAGTTCCCACAGAAGATGATTGGTCAAAAAGTGAGAGAGATTACTTCTAA
- the LOC140961846 gene encoding zinc finger BED domain-containing protein DAYSLEEPER-like isoform X2, whose amino-acid sequence MMLGTYHFNQDHGREELANMIILHEYPLSMVDHVGFKRYSYTLQPLFKIVSRNTVKNDIMKIFEHERDKTMKLLDSNSSRIALTTDMWTSNNQKRGFMAITSHFIDASWKLQSRLLRFIYVPCPHTAEVLANSLVDCLLDWNLDRKLSTLTIDNCTTNDAMIELMLDKLPPSSLILEVSDFGQQHRKEMKNLLKQLDS is encoded by the exons ATGATGCTTGGGACATACCATTTCAACCAAGATCACGGGAGGGAAGAGCTTGCGAATATGATTATATTGCATGAGTATCCGCTATCTATGGTTGATCATGTGGGCTTTAAAAGGTACTCTTATACCTTACAACcgttatttaaaattgtttccCGGAACACAGTTAAGAACGATATCATGAAGATATTTGAGCATGAAAGAGATAAAACAATGAAATTATTGGATTCAAATTCTAGTCGGATTGCATTGACTACTGATATGTGGActtcaaataatcaaaaaagAGGATTCATGGCAATCACTTCACACTTCATCGATGCTTCATGGAAACTACAAAGTCGGCTTCTGAG GTTTATATATGTGCCGTGTCCACATACTGCTGAGGTCCTTGCAAATTCCCTTGTTGATTGTCTATTGGATTGGAATTTGGATCGTAAGTTATCTACTTTAACTATTGATAATTGCACAACTAATGATGCTATGATTGAGCTTATGCTAGATAAGCTTCCTCCGAGTTCACTTATTTTAGAAG TGTCGGATTTTGGACAGCAACACCGAAAAGAgatgaaaaatttattgaaacaGCTCGACAGTTGA